The DNA segment AGTTGGCACCGAGTCCTTGAATTTTATGCGGTCCTGGCTTGCCGCCCGCCAGAATTGGCGAAGCTGCCGGCTCAACAGCAAAAATCTTAATGTCAGGGAAACGCTTCTTCAACACTTCCCCGGCTCCGGTGATCGTTCCGCCCGTTCCGATCCCTGCTACGAACGCATCCAGCTTGCCATCAAGGGAATCAATCGCTTCAACGATTTCCGGCCCCGTCGTCTCGCGGTGGATCTTCACATTCGCCTGCGTTCTGAATTGATCGGCCAAGAAATAATCCGGATTCTCAGACAGGATTTGCTCTGCCTTCTTCACTGCCCCATTCATGCCTTCAGCTCCTGGAGTCAGTACAAGCTCAGCTCCGTAAGCCCGCAGTAGATTGCGGCGTTCAATACTCATCGTCTCAGGCATAACGATAACCGCTTTGTATCCTTTAGCGGCAGCGACAAGTGCCAGACCAATTCCGGTATTTCCGCTAGTCGCTTCAATGATCGTACCACCCGGCTTCAATTTGCCCGCTTTCTCTGCCTCTTCTACAATGCTGATTGCAATCCGGTCTTTAACGCTGGCACCCGGATTTTGGTATTCCAGCTTCACATAAATTTCTGCGCTATCCTCAGGTACAATGCGATTCAAGCGGACAAGCGGCGTATCCCCGATCAGATCTGTTACGTTGTTAACGATTCTAGCCATACGAAAACCTCCCTGAATAGTTGAAAATATAATAATTAAGGTTGCAGGACAATCTAATCTAGTTGTAAAAAAGCAAAAGAGGAGTCGGATTTTCTGCGGTTCTCCTGCCCTCATTTATTTCCGAGTAATTAAGTTGGTATTGTTCTTTCATTATCTTAACAATCAGCGATAGCAGTTGTCAAGAAAGGATATAAAAAAAACTTTGCCGCCCCCCCATCTTCCAAGAACGACAAAGTTTTGAGATCTATCCGATTTTATTATTTTTTGGTCTGAGCCTGTAGTTGGG comes from the Paenibacillus lentus genome and includes:
- the cysK gene encoding cysteine synthase A — its product is MARIVNNVTDLIGDTPLVRLNRIVPEDSAEIYVKLEYQNPGASVKDRIAISIVEEAEKAGKLKPGGTIIEATSGNTGIGLALVAAAKGYKAVIVMPETMSIERRNLLRAYGAELVLTPGAEGMNGAVKKAEQILSENPDYFLADQFRTQANVKIHRETTGPEIVEAIDSLDGKLDAFVAGIGTGGTITGAGEVLKKRFPDIKIFAVEPAASPILAGGKPGPHKIQGLGANFVPEILNREIYDEIIHVENEDAFEQARQVAKEEGILSGISSGAAVFAALKVAKQLGKGKRVVAVVPSNGERYLSTPLYNFEG